From a single Mesorhizobium shangrilense genomic region:
- the betC gene encoding choline-sulfatase, giving the protein MTTKRPNILIVMVDQLNGTLFPDGPADFLHAPHLKALAARSARFANNYTASPLCAPGRASFMSGQLPSRTEVYDNAAEFASSIPTYAHHLRSDGYHTCLSGKMHFVGPDQLHGFEERLTTDIYPADFGWTPDYRKPGERIDWWYHNLGSVTGAGVAEISNQMEYDDEVAFHAVQKLYDFARVSDDASYRPWCLTVSFTHPHDPYVARRQYWDLYEDCPELEPEVGFIPYDSQDPHSQRLYRASDYDSFDITPEQVRRSRRGYFANISYIDDKVGELVSVLHRTRMIDDTVILFCSDHGDMLGERGLWFKMCFFEGSARVPLMIAGKGIPAGLINTPVSNLDVTPTLCDLAGIDMSAIMPWTDGQSLLPQLHGQKRTAPALMEYAAEGSNAPLVAIRDGRYKFIHCEIDPPQLFDLESDPKELTNLADDPAHAALVAAFLDKARGRWDMAAFDAAVRASQARRWVVYPALRNGTHYPWEFQPLQKASERYMRNHMDLNVLEEQKRFPRGE; this is encoded by the coding sequence GTGACGACCAAACGACCCAACATCCTGATCGTTATGGTCGATCAGCTCAACGGCACGCTGTTTCCAGACGGGCCGGCTGATTTCCTGCACGCACCGCATTTGAAGGCGCTGGCCGCACGCTCGGCCCGCTTTGCCAACAACTACACGGCCTCGCCGCTCTGCGCGCCGGGCCGCGCCTCGTTCATGAGCGGCCAGTTGCCGTCGCGCACAGAGGTCTATGACAACGCCGCCGAGTTCGCCTCGTCGATCCCGACCTATGCTCACCATCTGCGCTCCGACGGCTATCACACCTGCCTGTCGGGCAAGATGCATTTCGTTGGCCCGGACCAGTTGCATGGTTTCGAGGAGAGGCTGACCACCGACATCTACCCGGCCGATTTCGGCTGGACGCCGGACTATCGCAAGCCCGGCGAACGAATCGACTGGTGGTATCACAATCTGGGTTCGGTGACCGGCGCCGGCGTCGCCGAGATTTCCAACCAAATGGAATATGATGACGAGGTCGCCTTCCATGCGGTGCAGAAACTCTATGATTTCGCCCGCGTCTCCGATGACGCCTCGTATCGCCCCTGGTGCCTGACGGTTTCCTTCACCCACCCGCACGACCCCTATGTGGCCCGGCGGCAATATTGGGATTTGTACGAAGACTGTCCGGAGCTTGAGCCGGAAGTCGGCTTCATCCCCTACGACAGCCAGGATCCGCATTCACAGCGGCTCTACCGCGCCAGCGACTACGACAGTTTCGACATCACGCCGGAGCAGGTCCGCCGCTCACGGCGCGGCTATTTCGCCAACATCTCCTATATCGACGACAAGGTCGGCGAACTGGTGTCGGTGCTCCATCGCACGCGCATGATCGACGACACCGTCATCCTGTTCTGTTCCGACCATGGCGACATGCTTGGCGAGCGCGGACTGTGGTTCAAGATGTGCTTCTTCGAGGGCTCGGCGCGCGTGCCGCTGATGATCGCCGGAAAAGGCATTCCAGCCGGTCTGATCAATACGCCGGTGTCGAATCTCGACGTGACGCCGACGCTTTGCGACCTCGCCGGCATCGATATGAGCGCGATCATGCCATGGACCGATGGCCAATCGCTGCTGCCGCAGTTGCACGGCCAGAAACGCACCGCCCCGGCGCTGATGGAGTACGCAGCAGAGGGGTCAAACGCCCCGCTGGTGGCTATCCGCGACGGCCGCTACAAATTCATCCATTGCGAGATCGACCCGCCGCAACTGTTTGATCTTGAATCCGATCCCAAGGAACTCACCAATCTCGCTGATGATCCAGCGCACGCGGCCTTGGTGGCTGCGTTCCTCGACAAGGCGCGGGGACGCTGGGACATGGCCGCCTTCGACGCAGCCGTGCGCGCCAGCCAGGCGCGCCGCTGGGTTGTTTATCCGGCGCTGCGCAACGGCACCCACTACCCCTGGGAGTTCCAGCCGCTGCAGAAGGCGTCGGAACGCTACATGCGCAACCACATGGATCTCAACGTGCTCGAAGAGCAAAAACGCTTTCCGCGAGGCGAATAA
- a CDS encoding asparaginase: MTNPVLVEVLRGAIVESAHRGAIAVFDADGKSVWEIGDTARPVFPRSAVKAIQALPLVESGAADAYGFGNRELALACASHSGQPEHVELARSMLAKAGLDETALECGAHWPSHDATIALARAGEVPNALHNNCSGKHSGFLCTCVHVGVAHKGYVNAGHAEQEMIRDAMQAVTGAAHGADERATDGCSIPTYAVPLRSFALGFARMVTTTGFGPERAKAAKRLLSACMAEPFFVAGTGRADVALMQAAPGRIFVKGGAEGVYCAALPELGLGIALKCDDGAGRAAEAMVAAVIAKLLHADETLAAKLIKLANAPIESRIGAKVGALRPTAALN; the protein is encoded by the coding sequence ATGACGAATCCGGTTCTGGTTGAAGTTCTGCGCGGCGCGATCGTCGAGAGCGCGCATCGCGGTGCCATCGCGGTCTTCGATGCCGACGGCAAGTCGGTCTGGGAGATCGGCGATACGGCACGGCCAGTGTTCCCGCGCTCGGCGGTCAAGGCAATACAGGCATTGCCGCTGGTCGAAAGTGGCGCGGCCGATGCCTATGGCTTCGGCAACCGCGAACTGGCGCTCGCCTGCGCTTCACACTCAGGCCAGCCAGAGCATGTCGAACTGGCGCGGTCGATGCTGGCCAAAGCCGGACTGGATGAAACCGCGCTGGAATGCGGGGCGCACTGGCCGAGCCACGACGCGACGATCGCGCTCGCCCGCGCCGGAGAAGTTCCGAACGCACTGCACAACAACTGCTCGGGCAAACATTCGGGTTTTCTTTGCACCTGCGTCCATGTCGGCGTTGCGCACAAAGGCTATGTCAATGCCGGCCATGCCGAGCAGGAGATGATACGGGATGCCATGCAGGCGGTGACTGGAGCTGCCCATGGTGCCGACGAACGCGCGACCGATGGCTGCTCGATCCCGACCTACGCGGTGCCGCTCAGGAGCTTCGCGCTCGGCTTTGCTCGCATGGTGACCACCACGGGTTTTGGCCCCGAGCGAGCCAAGGCCGCGAAGCGGCTGCTTTCGGCCTGCATGGCCGAGCCGTTCTTCGTCGCCGGAACTGGCCGCGCGGACGTGGCACTAATGCAGGCCGCGCCAGGGCGGATCTTCGTGAAGGGCGGCGCAGAGGGCGTCTATTGCGCGGCACTTCCTGAGCTCGGCCTCGGCATCGCGCTCAAATGCGATGATGGTGCCGGCCGGGCCGCCGAAGCCATGGTTGCGGCAGTCATTGCCAAGCTGCTGCATGCGGACGAGACCTTGGCGGCAAAGTTGATCAAGCTGGCGAACGCACCCATCGAAAGCCGCATCGGCGCCAAGGTCGGTGCGCTCCGGCCGACCGCAGCCCTCAACTGA
- the scpA gene encoding methylmalonyl-CoA mutase: MIPDFSQIGWVPPRRVPVEIKGQRLTPEGLVVKHLYNQGDLKGVPHLDTYPGVPPFVRGPYPTMYVQQPWTIRQYAGFSTAEESNAFYRRNLAGGQKGLSVAFDLATHRGYDSDHPRVAGDVGMAGVAIDSILDMRQLFDGIPLDEMTVSMTMNGAVLPIMALYIVAAEEQGVAQKDLAGTIQNDILKEFMVRNTYIYPPKPSMRIVSDIFSYTSKNMPKFNSISISGYHMQEAGATADLELAYTIADGIEYARAGVAAGLDIDRFAPRLSFFWAIGMNFFMEVAKLRAARLLWASLMKKNFSPKDERSLSLRTHSQTSGWSLTAQDPYNNIIRTMLEAMAATQGHTQSLHTNSFDEAMALPTDHSARIARNTQLTLQKESGTTRIIDPWGGSAYLERLTHDLAARALAHIEEVEALGGMAAATEKGIPKLRIEEAAARTQARIDSGEQMLVGVNAHRPETDIEVDVLKIDNAEVRARQLSKLQRLKGTRDVGAVENALDALTRAAEGNENLLEFAIRAARANATVGEISFALERTFGRHVATVQTISGVYRKALGDNPVVDRLQEKLEAFEKTSGGKPRILVAKMGQDGHDRGQKVIATAFADLGFDVTVGAMFQTPEEIAKLAVEHDVHIVGASSLAAGHLTLIPELRDALKKMGRSDMLIVAGGVIPPQDYDAVMEAGAAEIFPPGTVIPEAADRLLDRLLSTG, translated from the coding sequence TTGATACCGGATTTCAGCCAGATCGGGTGGGTACCGCCGCGCCGCGTGCCGGTTGAGATCAAGGGCCAGCGGTTGACGCCGGAAGGCCTTGTGGTCAAGCATCTGTACAATCAGGGCGACCTCAAGGGCGTGCCGCATCTCGATACCTATCCGGGCGTGCCGCCATTCGTGCGCGGCCCCTATCCGACCATGTATGTCCAGCAGCCCTGGACAATCCGGCAGTATGCAGGTTTCTCGACAGCCGAAGAATCCAATGCCTTCTACCGGCGCAATCTGGCCGGCGGCCAGAAAGGCCTGTCGGTGGCCTTCGATCTCGCCACGCATCGCGGTTATGACAGCGACCATCCGCGCGTCGCCGGCGATGTCGGCATGGCCGGCGTCGCCATCGATTCCATACTCGACATGCGGCAGCTCTTCGACGGCATCCCGCTCGACGAAATGACGGTGTCGATGACCATGAACGGCGCGGTGCTGCCGATCATGGCACTCTACATCGTCGCGGCTGAAGAACAGGGCGTTGCGCAGAAGGACCTCGCCGGAACCATTCAGAACGACATTCTGAAGGAGTTCATGGTGCGCAACACCTACATCTATCCGCCCAAGCCCTCGATGCGGATCGTGTCGGACATCTTCTCCTACACATCGAAGAACATGCCGAAGTTCAATTCGATATCGATCTCGGGCTACCACATGCAGGAAGCCGGTGCGACGGCCGACCTGGAACTCGCCTATACGATCGCCGACGGCATCGAATATGCCCGCGCCGGCGTCGCGGCCGGTCTCGATATCGACCGCTTCGCGCCGCGCCTCTCTTTCTTCTGGGCGATCGGCATGAACTTCTTCATGGAAGTGGCCAAGCTCCGGGCCGCTCGCCTTTTGTGGGCGAGCCTGATGAAGAAGAATTTTTCGCCGAAGGACGAACGCTCGCTGTCGCTGCGCACCCATAGCCAGACCTCTGGCTGGTCGCTGACGGCGCAGGACCCCTACAACAACATCATCCGGACCATGCTCGAGGCGATGGCGGCGACGCAGGGACACACCCAGTCGCTGCACACCAACTCCTTCGACGAGGCGATGGCCTTGCCGACCGACCATTCCGCCCGCATCGCCCGCAACACGCAACTCACCCTGCAGAAGGAATCCGGTACCACGCGCATCATCGACCCGTGGGGTGGCTCCGCCTATCTGGAACGACTGACGCATGACCTCGCGGCGCGCGCGCTTGCTCATATCGAAGAGGTCGAGGCTCTCGGCGGCATGGCCGCCGCAACGGAAAAGGGCATTCCCAAGCTTCGCATCGAGGAAGCTGCTGCGCGCACCCAGGCGCGCATCGATTCCGGCGAGCAGATGCTGGTCGGCGTCAACGCGCACCGGCCGGAGACGGATATCGAGGTCGACGTGCTGAAGATCGACAATGCCGAGGTTCGGGCCCGGCAATTGTCGAAGCTGCAGCGGCTGAAGGGCACACGTGACGTCGGCGCCGTCGAAAACGCGCTCGACGCCTTGACCCGCGCCGCGGAAGGCAATGAAAACCTGCTTGAGTTCGCCATCCGCGCCGCACGCGCCAATGCCACGGTGGGCGAAATCTCATTCGCGCTGGAAAGAACCTTTGGCCGCCACGTCGCTACCGTCCAGACGATTTCCGGCGTCTACCGCAAGGCGCTTGGCGATAACCCCGTGGTCGATCGGCTACAGGAAAAGCTCGAAGCCTTCGAGAAGACGTCCGGCGGCAAGCCGCGCATCCTGGTCGCCAAAATGGGACAGGACGGGCACGACCGTGGCCAGAAGGTGATCGCCACCGCCTTTGCCGATCTCGGTTTCGACGTTACCGTCGGAGCCATGTTCCAGACGCCGGAGGAGATCGCGAAGCTGGCGGTCGAACACGACGTTCATATCGTCGGTGCCTCGTCTCTGGCGGCAGGACACCTGACGCTCATTCCCGAACTGCGCGATGCTCTGAAAAAGATGGGGCGCAGCGACATGTTGATCGTGGCCGGTGGCGTCATCCCGCCGCAGGACTATGACGCGGTCATGGAAGCAGGTGCCGCGGAGATTTTCCCGCCGGGCACGGTCATTCCGGAGGCTGCGGATCGCTTGCTGGACCGGCTGCTGTCGACCGGTTGA
- the greA gene encoding transcription elongation factor GreA: MSRAFTREEDSENAIAGVGERPISPHRNLVTERGLAMIEENLADLRDILAKAERKADRERIAVVSRDLRYWTARRENAELSVPEPGSDLVRFGMGVTLQGDDERKVHWKIVGEDEADPAKGTISHVSPMAVALFGKKLGDVAVVNGKEWEIVKLSDS; the protein is encoded by the coding sequence ATGAGCAGAGCTTTCACACGCGAGGAAGACAGCGAAAATGCCATCGCCGGCGTCGGCGAGCGGCCGATCAGCCCGCACCGCAATCTGGTGACGGAGCGCGGCCTGGCGATGATCGAGGAGAATCTGGCTGACTTGCGCGACATACTGGCGAAAGCGGAGAGGAAGGCAGACCGCGAGCGCATTGCTGTTGTGTCGCGCGACCTGCGCTACTGGACCGCGCGGCGCGAGAATGCCGAATTGTCCGTGCCGGAGCCCGGAAGCGATCTGGTTCGTTTCGGCATGGGCGTTACCCTGCAGGGCGATGACGAGAGGAAGGTGCACTGGAAGATCGTCGGCGAGGACGAGGCCGATCCGGCCAAGGGCACGATTTCCCACGTCTCGCCGATGGCCGTTGCCCTGTTCGGCAAGAAGCTTGGCGACGTTGCCGTGGTCAACGGCAAGGAATGGGAAATCGTCAAGCTCTCCGACAGCTAG
- a CDS encoding acetyl-CoA acetyltransferase, producing MTACIVGWAHSRFGKLEGETLESLITKVASEALEHAGIGPDDVDEIVLGHFNAGFSAQDFTASLVLQADDRLRFKPATRVENACATGSAAVRQGIRAIDANAARIVLVVGAEQMTTTPGPEIGKNLLKASYLPEDGDTPAGFAGVFGKIAQAYFQRYGDQSDALAMIAAKNHKNGVDNPYAQMRKDFGYEFCRQESEKNPFVAGPLKRTDCSLVSDGAAALVLTDTSTALRMRRAVTFRANEHVQDFLPMSKRDILAFEGCEQAWNRALKNAGVTLDDLSFVETHDCFTIAELIEYEAMGLARPGEGAKLALSGETAKDGRLPVNPSGGLKSKGHPIGATGVSMHVLTAMQLVGEAGGIQVPGAKLGGIFNMGGAAVANYVSILDRIR from the coding sequence ATGACTGCATGCATCGTCGGCTGGGCGCACTCGCGCTTCGGCAAGCTCGAAGGCGAGACGCTGGAGAGCCTGATCACCAAGGTTGCAAGTGAAGCGCTCGAGCATGCCGGTATCGGGCCGGACGATGTCGACGAGATCGTGCTGGGTCATTTCAACGCCGGTTTTTCAGCACAGGATTTCACCGCGAGCCTTGTTCTCCAGGCAGACGACCGGTTGCGCTTCAAGCCGGCAACGCGCGTCGAGAATGCCTGCGCCACGGGATCGGCGGCGGTCAGGCAAGGCATCCGCGCCATCGATGCAAACGCGGCCCGTATCGTGCTGGTGGTCGGTGCCGAGCAGATGACGACGACGCCCGGTCCCGAGATCGGCAAGAATCTGCTGAAGGCCTCCTACCTGCCCGAGGATGGTGACACGCCGGCGGGCTTCGCCGGTGTCTTCGGCAAGATCGCGCAAGCCTATTTCCAACGCTATGGCGACCAGTCGGATGCACTGGCGATGATCGCCGCCAAGAACCACAAGAATGGCGTCGACAATCCCTATGCGCAGATGCGCAAGGATTTCGGTTATGAGTTCTGCCGCCAGGAAAGCGAGAAGAATCCCTTCGTTGCCGGCCCCCTGAAGCGCACCGACTGCTCGCTCGTCTCTGACGGTGCCGCTGCCCTTGTGCTTACGGACACATCGACAGCCTTAAGGATGCGCCGTGCGGTGACCTTCCGCGCGAATGAACATGTGCAGGACTTCCTGCCGATGTCGAAGCGCGACATCCTGGCCTTCGAAGGCTGCGAGCAGGCCTGGAACCGGGCGCTGAAGAATGCCGGCGTGACGCTCGACGATTTGTCCTTCGTCGAGACGCATGACTGCTTCACCATCGCCGAACTGATCGAATATGAGGCGATGGGTCTGGCGAGGCCGGGCGAGGGCGCGAAACTGGCATTGAGCGGCGAGACGGCCAAGGATGGCCGGTTGCCGGTCAACCCGTCGGGCGGGCTGAAGTCGAAAGGCCATCCCATTGGCGCCACCGGTGTTTCGATGCATGTGCTGACCGCAATGCAGCTTGTCGGCGAGGCAGGCGGCATCCAGGTGCCCGGGGCAAAACTTGGCGGCATATTCAACATGGGTGGCGCCGCGGTCGCCAATTACGTTTCAATCCTCGACCGGATCAGATAA
- a CDS encoding AbrB/MazE/SpoVT family DNA-binding domain-containing protein — MKTTIHKIDDSEGAVIPRKLLDRMNLRVGDLLETSKRMMALP; from the coding sequence GTGAAAACGACCATCCACAAGATTGATGATTCCGAAGGCGCGGTCATTCCGAGGAAGCTTCTTGACCGCATGAACTTGCGGGTAGGCGATCTGCTTGAAACGTCGAAACGGATGATGGCATTGCCTTGA
- a CDS encoding methylmalonyl-CoA mutase subunit beta has translation MGAGALIHDAEVPNADRQRWLALAEKALAGASFEERLVSRTDDDIRIEPLYDRSTIGEPLVRANPRSPWIVSQRIDDPDVGRAKAQALEDVAQGATGLSLVFEGAPNAFGYGLPRTAKALETVLEGIPLNRVQVRIDTHPWSRPMADWLVAFLSKRRSDPAKLNLSFGIDPAAILAGTGRLRMSIEALQESMPQSLAHFFSMGVPGVLLEADGRVVHNGGATEAQELGIMLASAVSYLRMFEKARQPLVYAAPHIGFALSVDQDQFLSMAKVRALRRLWARAQEACSIPNSTASVHAETSFRMMTAADPETNILRTTIAGFAAAAGGADSISILPHTIVHGLPAGFARRVARNAQLIMANESHIGHVADPAYGSGAVEALTAELCQAAWTEFQRIEAEGGVLASLQEGHIQKRVHAAAARRNAAYQAGERAIVGTTLYPLKGERPVETLAAERRPAFTEGVAVCEPLFPVRIDQSIGGAS, from the coding sequence ATGGGCGCTGGTGCCTTGATCCACGATGCTGAGGTTCCGAATGCCGACAGGCAGCGATGGCTGGCTCTCGCGGAGAAAGCGTTGGCCGGTGCGTCCTTTGAGGAAAGGCTGGTATCCCGTACCGACGACGACATCCGGATCGAGCCGCTATACGATCGCTCGACCATTGGCGAGCCGCTTGTGCGAGCAAACCCGAGATCGCCCTGGATTGTCAGCCAGCGTATAGACGACCCCGATGTCGGCCGTGCCAAGGCCCAGGCACTGGAAGACGTGGCGCAGGGCGCCACCGGACTGTCGCTTGTCTTCGAGGGCGCTCCCAATGCGTTCGGCTACGGCCTGCCAAGGACGGCGAAGGCGCTGGAGACCGTGCTGGAGGGCATTCCGCTCAATCGCGTCCAGGTCCGTATCGACACCCATCCCTGGAGCCGTCCGATGGCCGACTGGCTGGTCGCGTTCCTGAGCAAGCGTCGGTCTGATCCGGCAAAGCTCAACCTGTCCTTCGGCATCGATCCCGCGGCGATCCTTGCCGGGACCGGGCGGCTACGCATGTCGATCGAAGCACTGCAGGAATCGATGCCGCAATCGCTGGCGCATTTCTTTTCGATGGGTGTCCCCGGTGTGCTGCTCGAAGCTGACGGGCGCGTGGTCCACAATGGGGGCGCCACGGAAGCGCAGGAACTCGGCATCATGTTGGCTTCAGCGGTCTCCTATCTCAGAATGTTCGAGAAGGCCCGGCAGCCACTTGTCTATGCCGCACCCCATATTGGCTTTGCGCTCAGCGTCGACCAGGACCAGTTCCTGTCGATGGCCAAGGTCCGAGCCTTGCGTAGGCTGTGGGCACGGGCGCAGGAAGCCTGCTCGATCCCCAATTCCACCGCCAGTGTCCATGCCGAAACATCGTTTCGCATGATGACCGCAGCGGACCCGGAGACGAACATCCTGCGCACCACCATTGCCGGCTTTGCCGCCGCGGCCGGCGGCGCGGATTCAATCTCCATCCTGCCGCACACGATCGTGCACGGCCTTCCGGCGGGCTTCGCCCGGCGCGTTGCCCGCAACGCGCAACTGATCATGGCCAATGAAAGCCACATCGGTCACGTCGCCGACCCGGCCTATGGCTCCGGGGCCGTCGAAGCGCTGACCGCGGAACTCTGCCAGGCGGCCTGGACGGAATTCCAACGAATCGAAGCGGAAGGCGGCGTGCTTGCCAGCCTTCAGGAAGGGCACATCCAGAAGCGCGTTCACGCCGCGGCCGCGCGGCGCAATGCAGCCTATCAGGCTGGCGAACGGGCCATCGTCGGCACGACACTTTACCCGCTGAAGGGCGAGCGCCCGGTCGAAACACTGGCAGCGGAACGTCGGCCTGCCTTCACCGAAGGCGTTGCGGTCTGCGAGCCGCTATTTCCTGTCCGCATCGATCAATCGATCGGAGGCGCATCTTGA
- the betI gene encoding choline-binding transcriptional repressor BetI yields the protein MPKVGMEPLRRKALIDATISAIGERGSLDVTMSEIAGRAGVSSALAHHYFGAKDELLLATMRHILAELTTDTLRALGSTSTPRERVSAVVAVNFSDLQFQPETIAAWLAFYVEAQKSSALRRLLRVYARRLHSNLMSGLTGILPRAEADRVAEATAALIDGLYIRRALKDGVPDAATAIALVEDYLETKLNRRQAQ from the coding sequence ATGCCGAAAGTCGGAATGGAGCCATTGCGCCGCAAGGCGCTGATCGATGCGACGATCTCGGCGATCGGCGAGCGCGGCTCGCTGGACGTGACCATGTCGGAAATCGCCGGACGCGCCGGCGTATCGTCGGCGCTGGCGCACCATTACTTCGGCGCCAAGGATGAGCTGCTGTTGGCGACGATGCGGCATATCCTGGCCGAGCTGACCACCGACACGCTGCGCGCCCTTGGTTCGACCAGCACGCCGCGCGAGCGCGTCTCAGCGGTCGTCGCTGTGAACTTCTCCGATCTCCAGTTCCAGCCGGAAACGATCGCTGCCTGGCTCGCCTTCTATGTCGAAGCGCAGAAATCATCGGCTTTGCGCAGGCTGCTCCGGGTCTATGCGCGACGGCTGCATTCGAACCTGATGAGCGGGCTGACCGGTATCCTGCCCAGAGCCGAAGCCGACCGCGTCGCTGAGGCGACAGCAGCCCTGATCGACGGGCTCTATATCAGGCGTGCGCTGAAGGACGGCGTGCCCGATGCCGCGACCGCGATCGCACTGGTCGAGGACTATCTCGAAACGAAACTCAACCGGCGGCAGGCACAGTGA
- a CDS encoding TIGR03808 family TAT-translocated repetitive protein has protein sequence MLNRRKFLAGTAGFAVIGLSLGKTAAANLPGIEKASMRGSINATDLGMQPGALDDQSKAFAKLLRNASDRDMPVFLPPGTYVVSNLSLPGRVRLSGVPGATRIVYGGNGHLFMAEQADHVEFSGLVFDGTNRSMGDYAQGLLDLRRVGHLVVDNCQITGSGKSGLALERASGRVERSEISGAADAGIYSVEAGGLEITGNRVSDCANGGILVHRWQAAEDGTMVTGNRIERIQARSGGTGQNGNGINAFRAGNVVISGNVVSDCAFSAIRANSSSNLQITGNTCSRSGETAVYSEFSFEGAIISNNIVNGAANGISIVNFNEGGRMGVCSGNIVRNLSTSGPYPADPPGFGVGISVEADTTVSGNVIENAPLYGMQIGWGPYLRNVVATGNIIRKAGTGIVVTVVEGAGTAVISDNVIDGVQNGAVIGQRWAQPATADLAASDNAGYAHLTVERNRVS, from the coding sequence ATGTTGAACAGACGAAAGTTTCTCGCCGGAACGGCTGGTTTTGCCGTGATCGGCCTGTCGCTCGGCAAGACTGCGGCTGCCAACCTGCCCGGAATCGAGAAAGCTTCCATGCGCGGTTCGATCAACGCGACCGATCTCGGTATGCAGCCTGGCGCGCTTGATGACCAGAGCAAGGCCTTCGCAAAACTGCTGCGTAACGCAAGTGATCGCGACATGCCGGTGTTCCTGCCGCCGGGCACCTATGTCGTGTCCAACCTGTCGCTACCCGGCCGCGTGCGTCTTTCCGGCGTGCCCGGTGCAACGCGGATCGTCTATGGCGGCAATGGTCATTTGTTCATGGCGGAGCAGGCCGACCATGTCGAGTTCAGCGGACTGGTGTTCGACGGCACAAATCGCTCAATGGGCGATTATGCGCAAGGCCTGCTCGATCTTCGTCGTGTCGGGCACCTTGTCGTCGACAATTGCCAGATCACCGGCAGCGGCAAGAGCGGGCTGGCGCTCGAACGTGCTTCGGGACGCGTCGAGCGTTCGGAGATTTCCGGCGCCGCCGATGCCGGCATCTATTCGGTCGAAGCGGGAGGGCTGGAGATCACCGGCAATCGCGTGTCCGACTGCGCCAATGGCGGCATCCTCGTGCATCGCTGGCAGGCGGCCGAGGACGGCACCATGGTAACCGGTAACCGCATCGAGCGCATCCAGGCGCGCAGCGGCGGAACCGGCCAGAACGGCAATGGCATCAATGCCTTTCGCGCCGGCAACGTCGTCATCTCCGGTAACGTCGTTTCGGATTGCGCCTTCTCGGCGATCCGGGCCAACAGTTCCAGCAACCTGCAGATTACTGGCAACACCTGCTCGCGGTCGGGCGAAACGGCTGTCTATTCCGAATTCTCCTTCGAAGGCGCCATCATCAGCAACAACATCGTCAATGGTGCCGCCAACGGCATCTCGATCGTCAATTTCAACGAAGGCGGCCGCATGGGCGTATGCTCGGGCAACATCGTTCGCAACCTCTCGACCAGTGGCCCCTACCCTGCCGACCCGCCCGGGTTCGGCGTCGGCATCAGCGTCGAGGCCGACACCACGGTTTCCGGCAATGTCATCGAGAATGCGCCGCTCTACGGCATGCAGATCGGCTGGGGGCCGTATCTGCGCAATGTCGTCGCGACCGGAAACATCATCCGCAAGGCCGGAACCGGCATCGTCGTGACCGTGGTGGAAGGCGCAGGGACGGCCGTCATTTCCGACAATGTCATTGACGGCGTTCAAAACGGCGCGGTCATCGGCCAGCGCTGGGCACAACCTGCAACCGCCGACCTTGCCGCATCAGACAATGCGGGATACGCGCATCTGACCGTCGAGCGCAATCGTGTCAGTTGA